GTCGAGGAGGTTGGCCGTGTAGCGCCGCGTGAGCCGCTCGATTTCGCCGGCCGACATCTCGGACGGATCGCAGCAGACGCCGCCCTTGGCCCCACCGAACGGGACGCCGACGACGGCGCACTTCCACGTCATCCACGCGGCCAGCGCCTTGACCTCGTCGACGTGGACGTCGGGCGCGAACCGGATGCCGCCCTTCGACGGCCCGAGCACCTCGGAGTGGATCACGCGGTAGCCCTCGAACACCTTGAGCCGGCCGTCGTCCATCACGACCGGGATGCTCGTGATGTGGATCCGAGTGGGCGAACGGAGGACGTCGTAGAGGCCGGGGTCGAGCTTGAGGAGGTCGGCGGCGACGTCGAACCGCTCCATCATCGACTGGAACGGGTTCTCCTTGTCGACGGGCGGGGCGGGCTCTTGGTAGATCGCGCGCGTCTCGACGTCGCGCTTGAACGGGGTGGCGGGCATGGCGTCCCGGCGGACCGGGGGAGGGCGGGGGGAGGGCGCCCGGAAGGTAGAGCGCGGAAGCGCTTCCGAACAGGCGGAACAGGAAACTACCCCGCCTATCGGTGGGCACGCCGCTCCGTTCCATCTCCGCGAGGCGTTCATGGATCGGAGGGCTTCGGGGCCCGGAAATGGCGCATCTCGACTCCCACCGGAGTTGGCGAAGGGGCCCCGGTGGGCCCACCTTCCAGCCTTCACCGACGCGTCCCGTGACCCGCCAGCAGCTCAAAGACCTCGCTCAGCTCTCGCGCTCGAAAGGCCGCCGCCAGCAGGGGCGGTTTCTGGTCGAGGGCGTCCGGTCGGTCGAGGCGGCCGTCGACGCGGGGGCGCCGGTCGAGGCGGTCCTCGTCACGGCCGAGGCGGCCGGGGACCACCGCGTCGCGGCACTTCTGGAGCGGACGGGCGCGGTCGTCCACACGGTCGCGGCGCGCGATCTCGACCGGGTCGGCGATGCGCGCACGTCGCAGGGCGTCCTCGCCGTGTCGCGGTCCGTCGTCGGCGACGGCGCGGGCCCGGTCGACGCGCCCGTCCTCTTGCTCGACGGCGTACAGGACCCCGGCAACGTCGGCGCCCTCGTACGGACGGCCGCGTGGTTCGGCGTCAGCACGGTCGTCGGCGACGAGGACACGGCCGACTTCGAAAACCCCAAAGCGGTCCGTGCCTCGATGGGTGGGATTTGGGACGTGGCGTTGGTCCGGGTGCCCGACCTCGGGGCCAGCCTCGACCGACTCGCCGGCGACGGCGTCGCGCTGTGGGGCGCCGACCTCGGCGGCACGTCCGTTACCGAGTGGGCGCCGGGACGCTCGGCCGCGCTCGTCATGGGGAGCGAGGCGCACGGACTGTCCGACGCAGTCGCCGAGCGGCTCCGGCACTCGGGCGGCGGCCTGGTCCACATCCCCGGCGCGGAGGGCGCGCGGGGCGTCGAGTCGCTCAACGTGTCGGTGGCCGGCGGCGTGCTGCTGGCGCGCTGGCTCGGCTAGATCCGCGTGGTCGTGGCCTCCGGCAGCGGGCGGCGCGTGACGCCGTCCGTCATCCAGCAGCCGTCGAACAAGCCGCCGTCCTGGCGCGAGAGGATGAACACGTAGACCGCCCGGCGGCCGTCGTCGTGCGTCAGCGTCACACGCTGGGCGGCCCGGTCGTCCTCGACCGCGATCCGCCCGAAGTCGGCCCGCGCGAAGTCGAGCATGTCGCCGTAGACGGGCCCTTTGACCATCGCGGCGAACCGGTCGAGGGGCCCCGTCGCCACCTGGTTGGCCGGCGACGCGAACCGGAAGGCCGTCTCGATGCCGGCGTCGGGAGACGGGTCGTCGTTGCGTTGGAGCGCCTCGACCTGGATGCGGACGACCTCGGCCGGCGTGAGGTCGGGCGAGGGCTCGGGCCCGCCGTCGGCCTGCCCGGCCAGGAGGAGCGCGGCGGGAAGGAGCAGCACGGCGAGGGCGGCAGTGACGGGGTGGACGGTCGGCATGGGAGTCGGCGCGGGCGACGGGTGCAGTGACGCGAGCGGGCCCAGCCTGGTCCCCCGCGCCCGGATATGGGGGATGGTCTGACATGAGCGCGCCGACCTTCACCGGGACGCGCGCTCGGATCCCGCCCGGCCGCCGCGCGTCCCCGGTCCTCACCGACTGCCCGCCATGGAGTCCCGCGTCCGCCGCGCGACCGTCACGTCGTACGACCCCGCCCGCCTCGGGGAGGCCATGCGCGCGGCGTTCGCCGACGACTCCGCCAGCACGTTCCTGTGGCCCGACCCCGAGACGCGCGACGAGGGGCTGCGTTGGTACTACGGCGTGCTGGTGCCCCGGCTCGGCTTCGGTGGCGGGCGCGTCTACGTGGCCGAGAGCGGGGCCGGCCAGTCGGTGTGGATCGCCCCCGGGAACGGCATCACGGTCCCTGCCGCGGTACGGGCCGGCGCACTCCGGTTCGTCTCGCGGTTCGGCGTCGCGGCGTCGCTCCGCCTCAAGCGGCTGGCCGACACCATCGACGCGCTCCGTGCCGAGGCGGCCCCACCCGGCCACTGGTACCTCCTGCTTCTCGGCGTCGACCCCGAGGCGCAGGGGACCGGCCTCGGCGAGGCCCTCATGGCCCCGCTCTTCGAGGAGGCCGACGTGAACCGCCGCGCGGTCTACCTCGAAACGTCGACGCCGTCGAACCTCCCGTACTACCGACGGCACGGGTTCGAGGTCGTCGGCGAGCGCCGGGTGCCGGGGGCACACCGGTACTGGGGGATGGCCCGCCCTCCGGTGTAGCTTGCAGGATGGAGATCCCTGCCATCCAAGGCCTGAAGGTCGAGTCGTCGCTGATGCCGCTGGAGAAGCCGTCGCAGCTCGGCGAGCGCCAGCAGCGCCTCCGCATCGGCGTGCCGAGCGAGTCCGGCAACGCGGAGCGCCGCGTCGCGCTCTCGCCCTACGCCGCCGCGCTCCTCGTCTCGACGGGCCACGAGGTCCGGATCGAGGCCGGGGCCGGGGCCGAGGCCCAGTTCAAGGATTCCGAGTACGCCGACGCCGGGTGCGACGTGGTCGACTCCGCGGCGCAGGTCTACGGCGAGAGCGACCTCATCGCGAAGGTCTTCCCCCCGCGGGCCGACGAACTCGACCTCATGCGCGAGCGGCAGGTCCTGATCTCGGCCCTCCACCTCGGCGGCCTCGAGGCCGAGACGCTCCGCCGGCTGATGGACCTCAAGGTCACCGGCATCGGCTTCGAGTTCATCGCCGACTCGGACGGGACGCTCCCGATCGTCCGGATGATGCACGAGATCTCGGGGTCGATGGCAGTCCAGACCGCGGCCCGGCTCCTGGAGTCGTCGGAGGGCGGGCGCGGCGTGATGCTCGGCGGGATCTCCGGCGTCCCTCCGGCGACGGTCGTGATCCTCGGGGCCGGCGTCATCGGCGAGTGGGCGGCGCGGACGGCCATCGGGTTCGGGGCCCACACGATCGTCCTCGACACGGACCTCACGGCGCTCCGGGCCATCGAGCACGTCCTCGACCGCCGCGTGACGACGGCCATGGCCAACCCGACCTACGTCGAGAGCGCCGTCAAGACGGCCGACGTCGTGATCGGCGCGGCCATGTCGATGGGCCAGCGCTCGCCTGTCGTGGTGACCGAGGAGATGGTGGCCACCATGCGGCCCGGCTCCGTCGTGGTCGACCTTGTCATCGACCAGGGCGGGTGCGTCGAGACGAGCCGACCGACGACGCCCTCGGACCCGACGTTCGTGTGCCACGGCGTCGTCCACCACTGTCTCCCGAACCTCCCCAGCGCCGTCGCGCGGACGGGCACGTTCGCGCTCTCGAATGCGCTCACGCCGTACCTCCTCGATATCGGCGAGGCCGGGAGCATCAACGACGCGCTGTGGTCGAACGTGAGCCTCCGCACGGGCGCCTACGTCTACCGCCGGCACCTCACCAAGAAGAGCCTCGCGGCCATGTTCAACATGCCGCACCGGGACATCGAGCTCCTCATCGCGAGCGGGATCTGAGGCGGCCCATCGGCGACGGTCCGGGCCGGGTCGTTCCGCCTCGGCGCCGAGGCGGGCGGAGCCGATCCGGTGGTGACGCGGCCGTGAAGACCGCGACGGGAGCGAGAGCGCGGCGCTCCGGGCTGGCAGTCCGTGACGGACAGAGGCACCTTCCACGCGCCACCTTCCACCGACCGCTGTGAGTCCCGAACGAGCCGTCGCCCTCCGCGCCGAGGTCGACCTCTCCGCCATCCGCCACAACGTCCGCCAGCTGGCGGGGCGGGGCGAGATCATGGGCGTCGTTAAAGCCGACGGATACGGGCACGGGGCGGTCCCCGTCTCACGGGTGCTGATCGAGGAGGGCGTCGGGTGGCTGGCCGTGGCGACGGTCCCCGAGGCCGCCGAACTTCGCGAGGCCGGCGTCCAGACGCGGATCCTCGTGCTCGCAGCGCCGCTGCCCGACTACCTGCCGGCCTACGAGGCCTTGGGCCTGGACGCCGTCGTGTCGTCCGTCGAGGTCGCGGACGCCGTGATCGGGCGCGCGCCGTTCGTGCCGGTCCACGTCAAAGTCGACACTGGGATGCACCGCCTCGGCGTGCCCCCGGAGGAGGCCGCCGGCACGGTCCGCCGGCTCACCGAGGCGGGCGTGGAGGTGGTGGCCGTCTGGACCCATCTCGCCACGGCCGACGCCGACGACCCCGGCTTCGCGCTCGAGCAGGTCCGCCGGTTCGACGGCGTGCTCCGGGACCTCGGCGCCGACGCCCCGCCGCTCGTCCACGTGGCGAACGGGCCGGCGCACGTCCGGCTCCCGCCGCTCACGTCGCGGCCCGCGCTGGTCCGCCTCGGCGGCGTGCTCTACGGGCTCGACTCCGACCGCGCGATGACGCCCGATACGGTCGACCTCCGGCCGGCGATGCGTCTCGTCTCCCGCGTCGTCCACCTCCAGACTGTGCCGCCGGGGGAGTCGGTCAGCTACGGGCGGACGTGGACGGCCGAGCGGCCGACGGTCATTGCCACGCTGGCCGTCGGGTACGCCGACGGAATCCCCCGCGCGCTCTCCAACCGGGGCGCGGTCGGCATCCGCGGCGCGCGGTATCCCATCGTCGGGCGCGTGTGCATGGACATGACGATGGTGTCCCTCGGCGACCCCGACGGGGCGGGCCGTGAGGTCCGCCGCGGGGACGAGTCGGTCCTGTTCGGGCGGGGCGGGCCGTCGGCCGAACAGACCGCGGCGGCTGCTGGGACCATCCCCTACGAGTTGACGACGGGCCTCACCCGTCGCGTGCCTCGCATCGTCTCCGACGGGTGACACGGGCGGAGGATGCCGGATGCGGACCCGGGATCGGGTTGTGTGAAGGCGGGGCAGAACCCGAGCGCGCCCGCCGTGTATATCGCAGAGCGCCCTCGGTTTGAGGGTTCCCCTCACCCGATCACCCAACCCTCGCCCCATGGCTACCTCCACTCCCCAGGAGATCACCATCCTCGTCGTCGACGACGAAGAGGACGTCGTCGAGATCATCTCCCACTTCCTCCGTGAGGAGGGCTACAACGTCCTCACCGCCCACGACGCCGACGAGGCCCTCTCGAAGGCGAGCCCCGACGTCGACGCCATCGTGCTCGACGTGATGCTCCCCGGCATGAGCGGGTTCGAGATCGCCAAGCGGCTCCGCGGCCGCGTCGAGACGGAGAAGATCCCGATCATCATGCTCACGGCGAAGACGGAGGAGACCGACCAGCTCGAGGGCCTCGCCAACGCCGACCAGTACCTCACGAAGCCGGTCAGCCCGCAGGTCGTCCTCGCCAACATCCGGGCGGTCCTCCGCCGGACGGGCACCGAGGAGAGCAAGACGCTCTCGGTCGCCGGCCTCACGATCTACGAGGACGAGTACCGGGCCACGCTCGACGGCGACGACCTCGGCCTGACGCTGACCGAGTTCGAGCTCCTCCGCTACCTCGTCCGCCACCCGCGCAAGGCGTTCACGCGCCAGCAGCTCCTGGAGACGATCTGGAAGGACGCCATGATGGTCACCGAGAGGACGGTCGA
This sequence is a window from Rubrivirga marina. Protein-coding genes within it:
- a CDS encoding winged helix-turn-helix domain-containing protein codes for the protein MATSTPQEITILVVDDEEDVVEIISHFLREEGYNVLTAHDADEALSKASPDVDAIVLDVMLPGMSGFEIAKRLRGRVETEKIPIIMLTAKTEETDQLEGLANADQYLTKPVSPQVVLANIRAVLRRTGTEESKTLSVAGLTIYEDEYRATLDGDDLGLTLTEFELLRYLVRHPRKAFTRQQLLETIWKDAMMVTERTVDAHIKNLREKLGEFAKHIQTVRGVGYRFVEEAEAEA
- a CDS encoding TrmH family RNA methyltransferase; translation: MTRQQLKDLAQLSRSKGRRQQGRFLVEGVRSVEAAVDAGAPVEAVLVTAEAAGDHRVAALLERTGAVVHTVAARDLDRVGDARTSQGVLAVSRSVVGDGAGPVDAPVLLLDGVQDPGNVGALVRTAAWFGVSTVVGDEDTADFENPKAVRASMGGIWDVALVRVPDLGASLDRLAGDGVALWGADLGGTSVTEWAPGRSAALVMGSEAHGLSDAVAERLRHSGGGLVHIPGAEGARGVESLNVSVAGGVLLARWLG
- a CDS encoding alanine dehydrogenase — encoded protein: MEIPAIQGLKVESSLMPLEKPSQLGERQQRLRIGVPSESGNAERRVALSPYAAALLVSTGHEVRIEAGAGAEAQFKDSEYADAGCDVVDSAAQVYGESDLIAKVFPPRADELDLMRERQVLISALHLGGLEAETLRRLMDLKVTGIGFEFIADSDGTLPIVRMMHEISGSMAVQTAARLLESSEGGRGVMLGGISGVPPATVVILGAGVIGEWAARTAIGFGAHTIVLDTDLTALRAIEHVLDRRVTTAMANPTYVESAVKTADVVIGAAMSMGQRSPVVVTEEMVATMRPGSVVVDLVIDQGGCVETSRPTTPSDPTFVCHGVVHHCLPNLPSAVARTGTFALSNALTPYLLDIGEAGSINDALWSNVSLRTGAYVYRRHLTKKSLAAMFNMPHRDIELLIASGI
- a CDS encoding GNAT family N-acetyltransferase, producing the protein MESRVRRATVTSYDPARLGEAMRAAFADDSASTFLWPDPETRDEGLRWYYGVLVPRLGFGGGRVYVAESGAGQSVWIAPGNGITVPAAVRAGALRFVSRFGVAASLRLKRLADTIDALRAEAAPPGHWYLLLLGVDPEAQGTGLGEALMAPLFEEADVNRRAVYLETSTPSNLPYYRRHGFEVVGERRVPGAHRYWGMARPPV
- a CDS encoding DUF4864 domain-containing protein, translated to MPTVHPVTAALAVLLLPAALLLAGQADGGPEPSPDLTPAEVVRIQVEALQRNDDPSPDAGIETAFRFASPANQVATGPLDRFAAMVKGPVYGDMLDFARADFGRIAVEDDRAAQRVTLTHDDGRRAVYVFILSRQDGGLFDGCWMTDGVTRRPLPEATTTRI
- the alr gene encoding alanine racemase; translation: MSPERAVALRAEVDLSAIRHNVRQLAGRGEIMGVVKADGYGHGAVPVSRVLIEEGVGWLAVATVPEAAELREAGVQTRILVLAAPLPDYLPAYEALGLDAVVSSVEVADAVIGRAPFVPVHVKVDTGMHRLGVPPEEAAGTVRRLTEAGVEVVAVWTHLATADADDPGFALEQVRRFDGVLRDLGADAPPLVHVANGPAHVRLPPLTSRPALVRLGGVLYGLDSDRAMTPDTVDLRPAMRLVSRVVHLQTVPPGESVSYGRTWTAERPTVIATLAVGYADGIPRALSNRGAVGIRGARYPIVGRVCMDMTMVSLGDPDGAGREVRRGDESVLFGRGGPSAEQTAAAAGTIPYELTTGLTRRVPRIVSDG